A window of the Tessaracoccus sp. MC1865 genome harbors these coding sequences:
- the rplT gene encoding 50S ribosomal protein L20 — MARVKRSVNALKKRREVLEQAKGYRGQRSRLYRKAKEQLLHSYTYAYRDRRAKKGDFRGLWIQRINAAVRAEGMTYNRFINGLKNAGVEVDRKILADLAVNDITAFNALVAVAKDNQPAAAA; from the coding sequence ATGGCACGCGTGAAGCGTTCGGTGAACGCGCTCAAGAAGCGCCGCGAAGTTCTCGAGCAGGCGAAGGGTTACCGCGGCCAGCGGTCGCGTCTGTACCGCAAGGCAAAGGAGCAGCTGCTCCACTCGTACACCTACGCCTACCGCGACCGTCGCGCCAAGAAGGGCGACTTCCGCGGCCTCTGGATCCAGCGCATCAACGCTGCCGTCCGCGCCGAGGGCATGACCTACAACCGTTTCATCAACGGCCTGAAGAACGCCGGTGTCGAGGTGGATCGCAAGATCCTCGCCGACCTTGCCGTCAACGACATCACGGCGTTCAACGCCCTCGTCGCCGTCGCCAAGGACAACCAGCCCGCTGCAGCCGCCTGA
- the rpmI gene encoding 50S ribosomal protein L35, producing the protein MPKMKTHSGAKKRFKMTGTGKIRRAQANLGHLNETFGSTRLRRLKGTAQVSKADVKSVRKLLGKHKGR; encoded by the coding sequence GACGCACTCCGGTGCGAAGAAGCGGTTCAAGATGACGGGCACTGGCAAGATCCGTCGTGCTCAGGCCAACCTCGGCCACCTCAACGAGACCTTCGGCTCGACGCGCCTGCGTCGCCTGAAGGGCACCGCCCAGGTGTCCAAGGCCGACGTCAAGTCGGTGCGCAAGCTGCTCGGCAAGCACAAGGGCCGCTGA
- a CDS encoding RNA methyltransferase — MTLRPDAAPGLPASVLRSVRRLTGRRGRDTAGLFLAEGRQAVREALAVGSLVEEVIVDDPAKHADLLDAVNVPVWQATDQQMRTLSDTVTPQGIVAVCRQLSFGWEDVTDARLLVICAQVRDPGNAGTVIRCADAFGADGVILTTGSVEIYNPKTVRSTVGSLFHLPILTGVPLAEAVAKVKAMGMTVLAADGDGDPLDLKAAAGELSGPVAWIMGNEAWGLPEEDRELADEVVAVPMWGGAESLNLSSAAAVCLYATASAQRRSSAG; from the coding sequence GTGACCCTTCGACCGGACGCAGCCCCCGGCCTTCCCGCCTCGGTGCTGCGTTCGGTTCGTCGTTTGACGGGGCGACGCGGCCGCGACACGGCCGGGCTCTTCCTGGCCGAGGGCCGACAGGCCGTGCGCGAGGCGCTGGCCGTCGGTTCGCTGGTGGAGGAGGTCATCGTCGATGACCCCGCCAAACACGCCGATCTGCTCGACGCCGTGAACGTGCCCGTGTGGCAGGCCACGGACCAGCAGATGCGCACGCTGAGCGACACGGTCACCCCGCAGGGGATCGTGGCGGTCTGCCGCCAGTTGTCGTTCGGCTGGGAGGACGTCACCGACGCCCGCCTCCTCGTGATCTGCGCGCAGGTCCGGGACCCGGGCAACGCCGGCACCGTGATCCGCTGCGCGGACGCCTTCGGCGCCGACGGCGTGATCCTCACCACGGGAAGCGTCGAGATCTACAACCCCAAGACGGTGCGCTCCACCGTCGGCAGCCTCTTCCACCTCCCCATCCTCACCGGGGTGCCACTCGCTGAGGCGGTAGCCAAGGTCAAGGCCATGGGCATGACGGTGCTGGCGGCCGACGGCGACGGGGACCCGCTCGACCTGAAGGCCGCCGCCGGCGAACTCAGCGGCCCTGTGGCCTGGATCATGGGCAACGAGGCATGGGGACTGCCCGAAGAAGACCGTGAGTTGGCCGACGAGGTGGTCGCCGTGCCAATGTGGGGTGGGGCGGAGA